In Brassica napus cultivar Da-Ae chromosome A2 unlocalized genomic scaffold, Da-Ae chrA02_Random_15, whole genome shotgun sequence, the genomic stretch AAATGCCACAAAAGTTACATAGAACAAAATGATTTATGCATTTTCAGGGGATCAACATGAGACCAAACAGCTCTGATGGGTTATTAATAGCCTATCAGAGACATAACTCCCAAAAAATAAAGTTGATAAATACACAAAAAGGCCAATCCTTTATGGGAGAGAAGCGCGTGTACCTTGGAGAGAAAGCGAAGCTTGGGCTTGGCGGAGAGACGGAAGGAAACTCTGCGAGGGAGACGCGAGCGGGTGGTGGGAGAGGTAGCTGCGACGAGGCTTGAGTGGCTCCATAGACGGAAGCAGCCGCCGGGACGTGAGGGAGAACGAAGAAGACGCCATTGTTGTTGCAGATCGGGTTTTAGGGGTCTCTCGATGAAACCAAAGGCCTCAACAGTTCACTTCCAGCTATAGAGAGATAGAAAGAGATTTGTCTGAGAGACTCGGATCTCGTTTCTTATGATTTATCACTCGCTTCCAGATCTCGCCACGTGTCACCTCCGATCTGTAGTTTTgtctattttctttttgtctcgttttttcatactttttttaaattaccaatagaaaaatgataattattatAACTACTTTAGAGAAATTATAAGATTTATTTgtcaataaattataaattcaaaaattatgaatatatgaatatatgaatAATCCAAGTACATTGGCCTAGTATACATATGCCAAATAGATTAAAGTTATAATACTACTAGCCAAATTGGATTTGGTGAACAACTACAATGAAATTATGACTTGTTAAAAATCTAGTTGGAACATCTATTGAAAACAAGCACATACACCATAATCTTTGTTTCAACAATCCATGTTACTCTCCAAATTTAAAGTCATAAATCAAGCTTGTGCAGTGGAAATACATTATTGATCTCGATCAAAACTAGCCAACCCACTTGTTTTTGTGaacttttgatatataaagtatttagcTCATAATACTTCATAACTTTCCAGCGTTTATACATACACTGTTAACATTACAACTGAATCCAGTTTAAGGAACAGCAGAGAGTTTTACATACATAGAGCCAAACAAATTACATGTTGATGGAGAATGATCCTAATACTCTATAGCAGggagtgatatatatatagagagagagaggctcagCCTGACCTCGCTGCCTCAATGGCTGCAAGCAACTCATCAAATTTTGCTCCGACCACTTCTTTTATCACCTTATTGTCCTTCAAGATCTTAAAGGTTGGAACCACTCTAATCCCTAGCTCCTGTGCCACTGGCTGCAATCAAGAGTTCTGTGTTACGACTTAAGAAAcaagtgaaaaaaaaagaataaagaaaaagtTAACACACCTTGTTGTCTTCGTTGCAGTCAAGCTTAAGAAACACCATGTCCTGGTACTTCTCTGATAGCTCTTTGTATTTAGGAGCCATAACTTTGCACGGACCACACCTACAGAGAGATCCCAACAccaaataaatacatttatttctCAACACcaataaaatacatttactagTAACCTTATCTCAAACATTCATACTGATGTGAAATCAAAAAAGATTTAGGCTTTGTTTCTTAAATGCACATACTCTCGGTAAATATTCATACTTTTTTGTATCTAGCAAACAAAcccaacaaacaaacaacataACTGTCCAGAGAAACAGTCTGATAATGTAAACTTAAGGGGATCAAAGATTAGTTCTAATCTAATCCATTGAAGTTACTCAATAGTTAAACGTAAAAAAAAGAGGGTAAAGACAGCATTTTTCTTGATGGGCATGAGAAGCAATTAAAGGTAAAGTGAAGAAGTGGTCGGAAACATACCACTGAGTGTACATGTCGAGGACAACAAGCTTATCACCAGCGGCTTTGACGACTGGCCAAAACGTGTCCTTGTCAACCTCCGTCACCTCGCCGACACTGACATTCACTGTTTCTAAGCTACACCTCACAACACAGGAACCGCCGATCCTCTTCCTTGAATCTAAAACACCACCGCTAGAACATGATCCTGTTTTCGCGGCGACGCCTGAGTTCGGGATCCGGCAGCGCTGCTTGGCCGGACGTAATCCGACGCCGGAGGGGGTGGACGGAGCCGGAGAGTAACGGAACGATACCGGTGACGGAGCGATTCGGAGGGAGAGAGTCATAGTTGAAGAAGCTCGAAGAATGTAAAAGCTTTGCAATGATCTTTTGGTTTGGAATGTGATCTTCAAATGAACCCTGAGACTTTTGCTTATTGTAATGTATATCACTATCAGTTTCTCTTTATTTTGTGTACAAAGTCAATACTACCCTCgaataaaagaagaaggaaagtGACCCTTTGGGGTACTTACGTACTTTCACTGTTGTTGTTCGATGGACGCGAGGTGCAGAATCGTCGTGGGAAAAAAATggatatatatgaaattattcaaaaaaagaaaaaaatctacttatatgGGAAATTATGAAATACTATAGAATTTTGATTTGCGTTATAGAAATAATGATGTGTTATACTTTtaggtgaaaaaaaaaactatatacaaAATCGCATAATCCTATATCAATTACCGTAAACAATTGACACCACTAGAGCTGTCAAATGGTCCTTCCGAGGCACATTTAGGCTTGTCCGAACATACCAATTTTATTGTGAACTGTAACTAGTCGGTTTATAACAAAACAATGGTCCAAAAAATGTTTGTCCAAATTTGGAGTGgttatttgaaatttgaaagcaaatatatatatatatatatataatataatatatatatatatatatatatatatatttctcaacATACGCTTTTTGTTATGAGTGTTTAAAATTGGACAAAGTCACAAAACAGAATTATTTGATTGAACTCATAATGAAACATAGTTTAATTCGTCACAgtaagttttatattaaaacgaGCTTAAGAATGAAATGTATCTAACAATATTACGTTTGGATAATATACAAAAACTTGACAACCCAACAACATATTAGTATCTGTATGGCTTCAAATGATCAAATCTTGAGATAATCATTGTCTATTGGCTTAAACACATGAGGAGCCTCTTGTTCGATAAATTTCAACTGTCCTTTCTCAAGGTGTAAGTAAACCATCCATCTCCCGCGCCGCCTTTGTCCACCACCGGACTAGGCATTGTCATCACGTATCCAGTTCTGCTTCCTAGTGGGAGATGGTACGATCCAAAAACCGGCGAGCCCCACCCAAAATCAATTCGGGTCACCGGAAAACTCTTCCCCGAGGAGACTACGAAAGCGGGTCCATCTTCGGATCCTGCTCCGTATATCCTTGATAGAACCGGAACCGGACGGCGAGTCTCGATCCAATCAATCAAATTCAAGAAATGGTCTTTGGTCACTGAACTCTCCAACACCTTGTGCACTTCGTCAGCAACCCAAGACAATGGCTTGTGGGTCAAGTCATCGATTCTTTGCTCACCGAATGGGACCGAGAGGACGTTCCCGAAGTAAGTACTGGTTTCTTGCTCCGTAAGTTTCTTTCTTCCGTCAACAACTATGCCAAATTTGGACTTCAAGTTCGGGACTTTTGAATCTGTTGTTGCGGCGTGTTTAGCCACGAGTTTCCACAAGAACGCGCTGAAGGACTCGAGTTTCGTCCTCTTACCATTGCCAGCCTGAGTTTGGAGGTCTTGCACGACATCTGCTTTGATGTAATAGATACGGCTTGTGAGGATATTGTCCGGGTTTGTGGTTTCTTGTGGAAGGGGCAACGACGTTACAGGCATGTACATTTGGTCTACTGATGAGTCGATGATTAAGGGTCGTCGTGAGTTTAGGAGAGATCTGTTGAACGAAGGTACATAAGAGGTTGGTACATCGGATCGTGAGATCTCGGCCCATGATAAGAGGAACATATTCATTGAATATGCATCAGCTATACGGTGATCAAACGTGCATCCCACGACTAGGCTCCCGCATCTCAGTTCAGTAAGCTAATCagacaaattataaaaatagtattATGGAGAATTTCATAAATCGGAAGTttggaaaaatatttaaataatatataaaatagttgcaTCAATCTacacttatattatattttatcaaaatccgATTTATGCAGTCCAACTCAACTCGATTCATAATCTATCTAACTCAAAGACGGTCTCACATTGTCTCACGTTGGAAATTGGCAAAATGTTGAATAATACAAAGATAGACATATCATTCCATTTATCACCGATAGATTTTATGTTAGAACTTTATCTAAATTAACAAATAGTAAGTTATGTATAGTTTCTGTATTTGGATTACAATGAATTTATAAGCTACTTTTCTAAAT encodes the following:
- the LOC125593961 gene encoding thioredoxin F2, chloroplastic-like, with translation MTLSLRIAPSPVSFRYSPAPSTPSGVGLRPAKQRCRIPNSGVAAKTGSCSSGGVLDSRKRIGGSCVVRCSLETVNVSVGEVTEVDKDTFWPVVKAAGDKLVVLDMYTQWCGPCKVMAPKYKELSEKYQDMVFLKLDCNEDNKPVAQELGIRVVPTFKILKDNKVIKEVVGAKFDELLAAIEAARSG